DNA sequence from the Thermodesulfobacteriota bacterium genome:
GGGGCCGCAGAGGCGGCAGTTGGTTTGGGGGGGGAGCTTGACGAGATCGAAAGGCTGCACAGCGGTTGGCTGGCGCGGCTGTCGGCCGGCGGCCGGTGGGGCCGACCAGCCGGGGCGAGGCGGCAGGGCCGGGAAGGGGAGGGGTCAGGGGCTGGGGTCGAGCTTCGGTTTTTCCTCTGCCACCAGCTTGGGGGGCTCCTGCTCCACATCCTGGATACCCTTCTTGAAGGAGCCGATGGCCTTGCCCAGCCCGGAGCCCAGCTCCGGCAGCTTCTTGGCGCCGAAAAGCAGAAAGCCGATACCCAGGACAACGACCAGCTCCGGCATGCCCAGTCCAAACATGTTCTTCCCTCCACAAGATCAGTCGACCTTCTTGTCTTCCTGGTCGATGGCCTTGACCTCGTCCTCGTCCTTCATGGACTTTTTGAAATTCTTGATGCCCTTGCCGATGCCGGCCCCGAGCTCCGGCAGCTTGCCGGCGCCGAAGATGAGCACGACGATGATCATGATGATGATGAGCTCCTGGATGCCCAGACCGAACATGGTCAACCTCCTTAGCCCGAGACGATCTTCCGGATTTGCCGGGAGATGCCACGGACCTGGTCGATGATGGCCGCAAGATCCACGGTGGTCAGCTGGCGATGGCGCATGACGATGCGGCCGTCGATCACCGAGTGCACCACATCGCTGCCCCGGGCGGCGTAGACCAGGTGCGATGGGATGTTGTACAGGGGCACCAGATGCGGCTGGTCGAAGTCCAGGACGATGAGGTCGGCCTTCTTGCCCGGCTCCAGGGAGCCGATCCGGTCCTGGGCCCCCAGCAGGGTGGCGCCGCCCCGGGTGGCCATGTCCACCACCACCGGCGCCGGCATGACCGTGGGGTCCAGCTGTTGCACCTTGTGCAGCTTGGCGCACAGGTCCATCTCGTCCAGGAGATCCACATCGTTGTTGCTGGCGCTGCCGTCGGTGCCCAGGCCCACCGTCACCCCGGCGGCCAGGAGGGCCGGCACCGGCGCGACGCCGGAGGCCAGCTTCATGTTGCTGGTTGGGCAGTGGGCCACCTTGACCTGGCGGGCCGCCAGAAGCTCGATCTCGGCCTCGGACAGGAGCACCCCGTGGTCGGCCACCAGCCGCTCATTGAGCAGGCCCAGCCGCTCCAGATGCCGCACCGGCGTGGTGCCGTAGCGCTCCCGGCACAGGCGCACCTCGTCCTCGGTCTCGGACAGATGGATCACCAGGAGCGCGTTGTGGCGGGCTGCCAGCTCGCCGCAGGCCTTGAGCAGGTCCGGGGAGCAGGTGTAGACCGCATGGGGATCGACGGTGCCGGTGATCAAGGGGTGGCC
Encoded proteins:
- a CDS encoding amidohydrolase produces the protein MADAQTGGANLLVTAQYVLTQDAGRTLLKDAGVAIRGDRIVELGPVEALAARYPEAERLHQPGGLIMPGLVNTHTHAAMACFRGLADDLPLMRWLEDYIFPVEATLTGEMVQASTLLSCAEMIASGTTSFCDMYLFAQEVAQAATVAGMRAWIGEVLYDFPSPNYGPPAAGLRYAEELVTAFAGHPLITGTVDPHAVYTCSPDLLKACGELAARHNALLVIHLSETEDEVRLCRERYGTTPVRHLERLGLLNERLVADHGVLLSEAEIELLAARQVKVAHCPTSNMKLASGVAPVPALLAAGVTVGLGTDGSASNNDVDLLDEMDLCAKLHKVQQLDPTVMPAPVVVDMATRGGATLLGAQDRIGSLEPGKKADLIVLDFDQPHLVPLYNIPSHLVYAARGSDVVHSVIDGRIVMRHRQLTTVDLAAIIDQVRGISRQIRKIVSG
- a CDS encoding twin-arginine translocase TatA/TatE family subunit encodes the protein MFGLGMPELVVVLGIGFLLFGAKKLPELGSGLGKAIGSFKKGIQDVEQEPPKLVAEEKPKLDPSP
- the tatA gene encoding twin-arginine translocase TatA/TatE family subunit, whose protein sequence is MFGLGIQELIIIMIIVVLIFGAGKLPELGAGIGKGIKNFKKSMKDEDEVKAIDQEDKKVD